The sequence ATGCTGGGCCGCTGACCCCCGCCCCGTCACCCACCCCGCCCCGCCCGCCCGCCCGACCCGACCGGCCCAACCCGCCCGACCCGACCGGCCCAACCCGCCCACCCACCCGACCCACCCGACCCGCCCGACCCGCCCCGCCCAGTGATGACGATCTGCGTCGAGTGATGACGATTCGCGGGCTCACCCGGTGCGAATCGTCATCACTCGACGGGCAGGCGCGCGGCGATGCCGCGCAGGCGGTCGATCTCGATCGACTGACCTGCGGCGACGGTGCGCGCCCAGCGCGACACCGCGGGATCCCCGGCCCCCGCGAGCCGGTCTTCGCTCATCTGCACGGCACCCTCGTGGTGGCGGATCATCGCGTCGAGGAAGATGCGATCGAACGCGGCTCCGGTCGCCGCCTCGGCCCGGCTGAAGGTCGTCGCGCTGATCTCGCCGGGCATGCCTCCGGCATCATGGTCCGTGTCGTGACCACCGAGGCCGCGCCGGTCGAGCCACGTACGCAGTGCAGCGGCCTCGGCCGCCTGCGCGGTCGCGATGCGCTCGGCTGAGGCGAGCACCTCCGGGTCTTCGGCGCGGCCCTCGGCGAGTCGCGCGAGCGCGACCGCCTGGTCGTGATGCTCGGCCATGCCGGCCATCCACTCCGCGTCGGCCTCGGTCACCGCTTCGGCCGCGATGGGCGGGGCGGATGCCTCGGGCGGACCGGATGCTTCGCCGGCGCCGCCACCCGCGGTGCATCCGCCGAGTGCCAGGACGAGCGCGACCACCGCCGTCCGCCATCTCGCTGGTCGAGTCGCGAACGACGGAGCACGCGTGTCGAGACCGGGCGGTGGCGTCCGGGCGTCGGCTCGCGCGGTCTCGGTGCGCTCGCCGGCGTTCGTGATCCCGATACGCTCCGCGACCCGATGCGAGCCTCGACCCACGACGGTCATGGGGACTGATCGCTCCTGGACCGGCGCTTCGCGAGCACCTTCGAGCGCCGACGCGCGACCCACCCCGCGGCGGCGCCGAGCAGCAGGGCCCCCGCGGCGATGCCGATCAGCCAGACGTTCGGCGCGGCGTCGTCCGACGCGGCCGGCGCCGCGGTCGGCGTGGGTTCGGGCTCGGCGACCTCGAGTACGCCGAGCGCGAGGCGGTCGCTGGTGCGGTCCCCACGCGCGACGAGGTCGTAGCGGCCCGCCGCGAGCGGTCCGGGCACGGTGACGGGCGTCGGCGGGAGTGCGCCCTCCGCGCTGGCGGTGACGGTCGCGAGCGTGGTCGCGCCGGGCATCCACCACACGTCGACGGTCTCGCCCGGCTCGAGCGACCCGGCGGGCAGCGCGACCTCGACCGCCGGACTCCCGCCTGGCAGCACGCTCGCGGGCGTCACGTCGAGCGGCGGGAGCGCGTCGCGTTCGGCGGATCCGGGCGGCAGCACCGGCGCCTCGCGCCAGACCCACGCGTATGCCGGCTGGGTCTGCGGGTTGAGGTCGACGGCCGTGTACCGGGCCGCGTCGGCGAACATCGGATCGGTGAGGCGCAGCACCTCGAGCCCGTCGTACATGTCGCTCGCGAACAGGTACCCGTTGTAGAAGTAGACCGACCAGATGCCCGCCGTGAAGTCCATCGAGTACCCGTAGCTCGGGCGGTCGAAGTAGGTGAGCTCGGTAGGTGCGGCGTGGTCGGTGAAATCGATCACCGAGACCCCGCCCTCGAGCCAGGCCTGCGCGACGATGAAGCGGCCCGGCACGGGGATCAGGCCGCCCGAGTGCGCGACGCACTTCTCGAGGTCCGACTGCGGGCGGGGGATCTTGAAGTACGAGCGGTGCTCGAGCACGCCGTCGGTGAGCGACCAGACGGCATCGGCGCCACGCTCTGCGCCGAAAGCGGGCGAACACGTGTTGATGAAGCCGTCGCCGAGCTCGTCCTGGAAGACGACCGCGGTCGCGTCATTGTCGAAGATGCCCGAGTGCCAGAACGCGACGTTCGCGTCGCGCACACGCTGCAGCACGACCGGGTTCAGCGGGTCCGCGATCGAGAGCAGAAGCCCGTCGCCTCGGCACGCCGCCACGGCCAGCGCCTTCGCCGGATACGCCGTGATGTCGTGGCATCCGGTCGTGCTGCGCGTCTCGGCGCCGCCCGGCACGCGGTCGCCGGGGCCGAACGCGGTCGCGTCGTCGAAGAGGTCGAGCTCGCCCGCGATGCTCGCCTGCTCGGGGGCCGCGAGCGGCACCGAGACGATCTGCAGCGGGTTCCTCCCGGTGCAGTGCAACGAGGCGCCGCGGCTGTAGGCGCTCACGTACACGAACACCCTCGAGCCGTCGGCGGGGTCGGGCACGACGGTGTGCGTGTGCGAGCCGCACCGCGTGCGGACCGACGCGACGTGCCGCGGGGCGGCGGGGTCGCTCACGTCGAAGAGCCGCAGCCCTTCCCAGTTGTCGGCGGTCTCCGGGACGCGCACGGCGTCGCATGCGTCGCTCGACATCGTCTCGTCGATGGAGACGATCACGAGGTTGCCGACCGCGCTGACGTCGCCCTGGCCGCCTGTGCACGGCATCGTGCTGCGCAGTTGAGGGTTCGCTGGGTCGGCGATGTCCCACACGCTGAAGCCGGCGAAATTGCCCTGGATCAGGTGGTCGCCGGTGAACGCCAGATCGGAGTTGATGAAGTCGGGGTCGTCGCCCTGGCGGAACGGGTTGTCCCGATGGGCCACCCACTCGAGGCCGGGACCGATCGCGGGCGCGCGCGGGTCGGGCTCGCTCGCGGCGGCAGGCCCCGCCGCCGGTGCCGCGACGGCCAGAGCGAGCAGCGCGCCGAGCGCCGCCACCGATCCGGCCGTGCGGCGCATGCTCAGCTCGCGGCCTCGTCGTACCTCGGCTGGGCGCCCTCGGCGAACGCGGCGAGGTCGTCGCCGGTGAGCACCTCGACCTGGCGCGGCTCGCCGGCGAGCGCGGCGACAGTCGCCTCGAGAGGGAGCGGACCGTCGGATGCCACGAGCACGAGGTTGCCCGGAGCGCCGCCGACCAGCACCGGGCGGGAGACGATCACGGCGAGCTCGCCCTCCTCGACGGCGAGGGTCGCGGCCATGCGGCGCGCGAGCTCGAGGTCGCCACCGCCGAGCGTGTTCACGATGAGCAGCGCGCCTGGTGCGAGCAGTCCGCGAAGCGTCGTGAAGAACTCGACGGTGCCGACGGTCGCGGGTGCCACGCTGCCCGAGAAGACGTCCACGATCGCGACGTCGTAGCCGCCCTGCTGGCGGGCGGCGCGCTCGACCGCGGTGCGGGCGTCGTCGAACTCGACGGTCAGCTCGACGTCGTCGCGCAGCGGGAGCGCGTCGAGCACGAACTCGAAGAGCTCGCGGTGCAGCTCGACGATGTGCTGACGGGCCGAGGGCCACCGCGCGGCGACGTAACGGGGGATGGTCAGTCCGCCGG is a genomic window of Agromyces protaetiae containing:
- a CDS encoding DUF305 domain-containing protein, with the protein product MTVVGRGSHRVAERIGITNAGERTETARADARTPPPGLDTRAPSFATRPARWRTAVVALVLALGGCTAGGGAGEASGPPEASAPPIAAEAVTEADAEWMAGMAEHHDQAVALARLAEGRAEDPEVLASAERIATAQAAEAAALRTWLDRRGLGGHDTDHDAGGMPGEISATTFSRAEAATGAAFDRIFLDAMIRHHEGAVQMSEDRLAGAGDPAVSRWARTVAAGQSIEIDRLRGIAARLPVE
- a CDS encoding LVIVD repeat-containing protein; amino-acid sequence: MRRTAGSVAALGALLALAVAAPAAGPAAASEPDPRAPAIGPGLEWVAHRDNPFRQGDDPDFINSDLAFTGDHLIQGNFAGFSVWDIADPANPQLRSTMPCTGGQGDVSAVGNLVIVSIDETMSSDACDAVRVPETADNWEGLRLFDVSDPAAPRHVASVRTRCGSHTHTVVPDPADGSRVFVYVSAYSRGASLHCTGRNPLQIVSVPLAAPEQASIAGELDLFDDATAFGPGDRVPGGAETRSTTGCHDITAYPAKALAVAACRGDGLLLSIADPLNPVVLQRVRDANVAFWHSGIFDNDATAVVFQDELGDGFINTCSPAFGAERGADAVWSLTDGVLEHRSYFKIPRPQSDLEKCVAHSGGLIPVPGRFIVAQAWLEGGVSVIDFTDHAAPTELTYFDRPSYGYSMDFTAGIWSVYFYNGYLFASDMYDGLEVLRLTDPMFADAARYTAVDLNPQTQPAYAWVWREAPVLPPGSAERDALPPLDVTPASVLPGGSPAVEVALPAGSLEPGETVDVWWMPGATTLATVTASAEGALPPTPVTVPGPLAAGRYDLVARGDRTSDRLALGVLEVAEPEPTPTAAPAASDDAAPNVWLIGIAAGALLLGAAAGWVARRRSKVLAKRRSRSDQSP
- a CDS encoding spermidine synthase, which produces MTEPRLELDGERVHARLLPGRGTNGGYSLIIDGTTQSHVNPDDPLDLQLPYVRDIATVLSSWKPADEPLSVLHLGAGGLTIPRYVAARWPSARQHIVELHRELFEFVLDALPLRDDVELTVEFDDARTAVERAARQQGGYDVAIVDVFSGSVAPATVGTVEFFTTLRGLLAPGALLIVNTLGGGDLELARRMAATLAVEEGELAVIVSRPVLVGGAPGNLVLVASDGPLPLEATVAALAGEPRQVEVLTGDDLAAFAEGAQPRYDEAAS